AAAACCCTCCACGGGTTCGACCCCAAATCTGCTGCATCGTTCCGAGCCGAATTGTCGAAGGTGTTCAAGTCCGACTTTGGTCCCGACGATACGCTCCAGACCGCCGTCGAGGCAGCCTATGAAGCGAGCAAGGACACGCTCCTGACGGCGGATGCAGTCGTCGCTCAACCCCCGAAGAATGATCCCTTCGGGGCGGACTCACTTCTCCGGTCGTGGTCCGAGGCATTGACGACATTGTGCAGTTGGTACGCGGGAGTTGGCATACCTGCGCGTTGTATACAAACCTTGAAGTCGTGTGCGTGCCGGATAGCCCAGGCCTCTTTGACGCTGTTCCGCAAAAGATGCCGGAGCTCAAAGGCGCGACACATCTGACCAACCACGGACGAGTCACGTGTGGGCATTTTGAGGACGGTAGCAAGAAGTGTTTGTCAGCCAACTACAGACCGTACGAAGGCAGGGAAATCCGACTTTTTGAAGAGCAGCCAGATTTGCCCCCCGATCGATGGGGCACACATGGGTGCGCCCTTGCGAAGGACGGGAGAGTCACGTGTTGGCAGGCACCGAATCCCTATCTTGGCCCATGGTGCGGCTTGAGCGAAAACCCGACGCCTGTTCCCGTTCGCAATGCTATCCAGCTGGTGATGGGCGCGAATCATGCCTGCGCGCTAATCGATGACGGCAGAGTAAAGTGTTGGGGAGAAAATGATTCTGGGCAGATTGGAGATGGCCTCGGGCCGGATTCCGAGTGTTCGCCATCTACTGTGCAAGGCTTGGACAAGGTTGTCCGCCTGCAGGCATCAGACAATCATAAGTGCGCATTTCAAGAAAATGGCCAGGTCCAATGCTGGGGTGAACACGCTTGGCTATATCTGCACCCTGACGAAATCGTGGAGTTGCCGTTGGACTAAGCGCTCAGGCCGTCACGATGCGCAGCTCGTCGGCCGTCCCTGCCAATTTTCCGCGAATCAACGTGCCCGGCTCGTGGTTGTCCGGCACGCGCACGCGAAGATAATCCTCGCTAAGCCCGAGCCCGCCTTCCTCAACCACCACCGCCACGTCTTGCCCGATTCTTCGCGTAATGTACGCATCGCCCTTTCGTTGCACCGCGTCGCGAAGCTCTTGCGAGCGCCT
This Microvenator marinus DNA region includes the following protein-coding sequences:
- a CDS encoding RCC1 domain-containing protein — protein: MQLVRGSWHTCALYTNLEVVCVPDSPGLFDAVPQKMPELKGATHLTNHGRVTCGHFEDGSKKCLSANYRPYEGREIRLFEEQPDLPPDRWGTHGCALAKDGRVTCWQAPNPYLGPWCGLSENPTPVPVRNAIQLVMGANHACALIDDGRVKCWGENDSGQIGDGLGPDSECSPSTVQGLDKVVRLQASDNHKCAFQENGQVQCWGEHAWLYLHPDEIVELPLD